The stretch of DNA AAGGACGGCGGCTACCTTCCGATCCGGACGCCCGGCTGGGTCACGATCACGGCCATGGACGAGGTCAACGCGATGGCCAGCATCGACCACGCCTGCGACTCCATCGAGGCCGACGATTTCCTCGAACCGTTCGCCGACCTGGCACTTCCAATCGTGGAAGCGACGGTGGCGGAGCCGGACTTCACCGAGCGCGTGGAGATCCTGGCGGGACTCGATGGGCGGCAGATGTTCGCCGATGGCGACACCTTCTCGATTGCGCGCGGGTCGGCGCACGGCGTGACCGCGGGCGCCCGCTACGCGATCTACCGCGATCGCAAGGACGGCAAGCCGCTGGTGCACATTGGTGAAGCGATTGTCACCGACCCGACGGCGACCGCTTCGAAGCTGTTGCTGATGACCACCACGGACGCGGTGAACACGACCGATCTCGCGGTTCCCCGCCGCTAAGCCACCCACGCGCGGCTGCCGCGCGCGGGGCCCGGCTAACTGATCTTCTTTTCCCGGGCCGACTTCGCCGCTTCGAAGTCGGCCACCTTCGCGGCGCGGCTGTTCATGGCGCGCTGAAATCCCTGGTAGTAGTCCACCGCCGACACCACGGCGGTCAGCAGCACGATCCAGAGCGCGGCCTGGCCCAGCACGAGCAGTGCCGGCACGCGTTCCCACCCGAGAATCAGCAGCAGGATGGCGGTGACCTGCGACGCCATCTTGAACTTGCCGAGTCCCGACGCCGGCATGGTCAGGCCGCGCGAATAGGCCAGGTTGC from Vicinamibacterales bacterium encodes:
- the pgsA gene encoding CDP-diacylglycerol--glycerol-3-phosphate 3-phosphatidyltransferase; the encoded protein is VSVLLTKFEGRLVAGLPVELVAAAIFGLASLTDWLDGYLARRRKQVTTLGQILDPLADKLLISATLVSLVQLGLASAWMVGVIIGREIAVTGLRNLAYSRGLTMPASGLGKFKMASQVTAILLLILGWERVPALLVLGQAALWIVLLTAVVSAVDYYQGFQRAMNSRAAKVADFEAAKSAREKKIS